The genomic segment GGACGCCTTGTTGCAGTCGATGCAAGATGGCATCGAAGGTGCCGTCCTTGCTCCAATTGTTGAAATGATCATAGACGGTCTGCCACTTTCCAAATCGTTCGGGCAAGTCACGCCAAGCCGCTCCGGTACGCAAAATCCAAAAGATCCCATTGAGGATGACACGGCGATCTTTCGGAGGCCGACCGACCGACTTACGTTCAACCATCACTAGATCCGCAATTAGTTCCCATTGATCGTCGGTTAAGCAATGCCGCCCCACCATGATTACCTCCTCCCTTTCGTTCGAACTAACTTACCTCTCATTCGTACGAGATAACGGGCAACATGGTTTTCAGACAGAGCCTAGTGCAGAACTGCGACGTAAATCCCTTTTGTTAGTGGCCACTCCCCGATGACTGACCGCGACGAACGCTGGTTTAAAACTCAATGCGGTCGTGACGTTCAGCTTAATGCAATCCATATTCGCCCCTTCGATCACGGTTTTCTCGAAGGTCGGGCCGAAACCGTTCGTGAACACGTGGCCCCAGAGCTTGCAGACACTGCGCGCGAGTTGATTCGTGGTACCGCTGCCGTGTTCGTTGACACAATCCCGGGGCCTGACGATTCGTATCCCGCGCTTGTCTACTTTTGTGACTTTACCTGCTATAGCGCTGTAAACCCCGCGGCCGATTGTTCTTCGTTGACTGCTGTTTGGTTTGCGGACGACCTATCGAAACCGATTCCGGACTTCTTGCGTTCACGTGTGGCAAAACTTGATTGGGCCAAGCACGCAGCCGACGGTTATTGGTAGTGCACTGTGGTCACTAACTACATAGCCGCTTCGTGGCGAGGATGCCGTCGGGTGTTTGAGCTCGCTCGGTTGACGTCACCAAGTGTTAGTGGAATGTCGCAACAAGTTGCGCTGAGTACTCCTTTGAAATGCTTCGTTGAGGGCTGTGTTATCACGTGGTCAGAAGGAAACAGGAAAATGGGTGACAGAAAAATGCGGATGCTGGATGTCGGGGGCTGACCATTTTCCTGTCCCACAGTTTCCTGTAAATTCAACATTGCTTGAGTGGTGAGTGGAGCGACGCATCGCGAAGCCAAATTTTGGGTCGACTCAACTGTGTAGCAACCTGCGGTACCTCGTCTCACAACATCGCCTAAGATCCGATGTCCAACGAGCGAGTCTCCAGCATCGAGCTTGGCAATTCTAGAGCACGACGGCGAGTCGTTCATGATCCCGTTGCCGGATCGAGTTCAATTTCTCGCATCGGCGTAGGGCCGCGGATCACGACATCGAACCTGCAGAGTCACAAGACTTGTGGCGACGTCGAAAGGAATGATCTATTCGGTATTTCCCGTCGACAGATGATGCGACGCCAGCCAAATGTCACGCCAGCCAACATGGCACGGCTGTCGAGCGAAGGCCGCTGTATCGTCTTTTTCCGCCTTGCGCGTCTTTTATTTCGGGGCGTGGCGGATTCGTGTGAGGGTCGAACATTACCTACCCTGCGGGCGGCGCGGCAGACGCATGCTGGTGTCAAAGTAATGGTGTGACCGTCTCGCGTGCCAGCGCCCGTGACTGTAGGTGGTGTCCTGCCCCGCAGTTCCCGCTTTGGGTTGCTCATCCTGCCAAACAGTGTCGTTCGGATGCGTTTTCTGGTTTGGGGGGCGAGCGTCATGAAAGGGGGGGTGAATTGAGATCCGATGCCAGTGGTTGGATCTGTTAGCGATGGCGGGGGGGAGTGTCCATCCCGTTGCATCGAGCTGTATCGTAATTATGGTTTTGGAACCAATGGTTCGCACCGAGCCGGTTCGTTTATGAATCAACGTCGATCCGCTGCTGGGATCGGGAATCGATCTTTCCCTGTCCGGTCGTGTCGATCGGCGAAAAACAATGAGACAAGTGAACTTGAACATCCCACCCACTATGACAGTCCGAGATCCCCTGCCCCGCGTTGGACTGCTGCCCGCCCACTTCGGTCTTGGCATGACACTGCTGTTGTGTGGTGCGCTGTTAGGCTGCAAGGAAACGAGTTCCGGCCCCCCCGAAATGCCTCCGCCGACGGTCACCGTTGCCAAGCCGGTGACCAAGAAGATTGTCGAATGGGACGCGTAC from the Novipirellula caenicola genome contains:
- a CDS encoding transposase, with protein sequence MVERKSVGRPPKDRRVILNGIFWILRTGAAWRDLPERFGKWQTVYDHFNNWSKDGTFDAILHRLQQGV